TGAGTGGCACAAGATGTTGTAGCTATGTAATCTGCTTCTGATGTTGATAATGCAACCACTTGTTACTTCTTAGATGACCAAGAAAAATACCCTGATCCTATATGAAAAGCAAACCCTGAagtgttttttctttcttcagtATCACCAGCCCAATCACTGTCAGTGTATCCTATCAATTATGCCTTCCTTGAAGTACTATAGAACATTCCTAAATTAATTGTTCCTTTTACATATCTTAAGATTCGTCTTGCTGCTTGTAGATGAGGTTGAAATGGTGTTTCCATGAACCTGCTAACAAGTCCTACTCCATATACTATGTCAGGTCTTGTAGAAGTTAAATATCTTAAACTTCCTACAAGCTGTTTGAGATATGTGGGATTAACACATTCTCCATTTCCTCCTTTTTCTAACTTCAACCTTTTTTCTACTGGAGTTCTAATTGCTTTACAGTTGCTCACCTTGAAACGTTCCAGTAAAGTCTTTGCATATCTTTTTTGTGACACAAAAATTCCTTTATCAGACTGTAAAACTTCAAGTCCAAGGAAATATGTCATTAAGCccatatctttcatctcaaattctctGATCATGgcctccttgaattcatcaatcaTCTTAGTATTGTTTCCTGTGAAGATAAGATCATCAACATAGAGACAAACTATAATTTGATTGCCCAGAGCATCTGTCTTTACATACAAAGTATGTTCATATGTATCAATCCTTGTGTACCAAGAACGTGGTTCTTGCTTTTACCCATACAATGCTTTATTCAACTTGTAAACTTgatcttcttttccttctttaaTGTACCTATCTGGTTGCTCAATGTAGACTTCCTCTTGTAACACTCCATTTAAGAAAGATGATTTCACATGCATCTGATAAATCTTCCACTGATTCTGTGCTGCTAAAGCAATGATCATTCTAACAGTATCTAACCTTGCAACAGGTGCAAACACTTCAAAATAGTCAATTACAGGTTtttgtttatagcctttagctactatTCTTGCTTTAAGATGCTCTATTTCACCATTTGGTCTATTTTTAGTTTCATAAACCCACTTAACACCAATTGTGTTCTTTCCTTCTGGAAGAGGAATGAGCTtccatgtgttatttctttcaatTGCTTCTATTTCAACATCCATAGATTTTCTCCATCCTTGATTCTTTATTGCTTCTACAAATTCTACTGGATCACAATCACCAGATAAAGCAAAGTTCACTTCTTGTtcatattcttcatcatctttgGTAATAACATAATCATTCAGTCGAGCTGGTACATTACGATTACGTAATGGTATTGTATTTTGTTGTGTTATTCTACCAGTTCTGGCTTCATCTTCAGTTCTTTCCTCATCTCCAattctttcttcatcttcaattatttttttttcttcttcaactaatGTTGTTTCATTAATCATTCTTATTGATTCTTCTATGTTCCATTCCCATCGAGCTTCTTCTTCAAAAATCACATCTCTACTGATTACTAACTTCCATGTTTCTTTGTAAACTTTGATTGCATTGCTGTAACCAATGAAAATGTATTTTTCACTTTTGTCATGTAGTTTCTTACGTATTTCTTTAGGTATATGTGCATATGCTATGCACCTAAATACCTTAGGATGTCTCACACTGGGTTTTCTTCCACTCCATGCTTCCTCAGGTGTCATATCAATCACACTTCTTGTTGGACATCTATTCATCGTATAGACAACACAATCAACAGATTCTTCCCAATAATCTTTAGGTAAATTCTCTGCCTTTCTCATTGTACATACCATCTCCATAATTGTGCGATTTTTCCTTTCTGCTACATTATTTTGCTGTGGTGTGTATCTAGCAGTCATTTGATGTTGTATTCCATGTTCCTTCATAAAAGAATCAACCACAGTGTATTCTGTACCTCTATCTGTACGTAAAACTTTGATACTATTACCACTTTGTCTTTCAGCATATGCCTTAAAGCTCTTGAATGCTAGAAAAGCATCATTCTTTTGTTTCAATAGGTAAACCCATTTTTTTCTGCTAAGATCATCAATGAAGGTAATAAAATACCTATTTCCACCTCGAGATTCTGCTTCAATTGGTCCATATAAATCACTATGAACCAACTCGAATAATTGCTCTGCTCTTCTTGCCTATGGGAAATGGATCTTTGTGTTGTTTTCCAAAAATACAGTCTTCACACCTTGATTCAGGAGATTCAATAGTTGGTAATCCTGGGACCATCTATTTTCTTGCAAGAATTtgtaaattatgaaaatttacaTGCCCCATTCTTCTATGCCATAACCAAGAATTTTCATCAATAGTAGAGTTGTAACATCTCTCTATTTGATGCTGAATCTGTAAAGGAAACAGTCTATTCTTAGTCATTTGAACTCTTGCAATCAATCTCCTTCTTTTATCTCTAATTATGCAAACTCCATTGTATATATTCATAGAGAACCCTTTTTCTGAAAGCTGACCCATACTTAATAGGTTTTGATGTAGATTTGGTACATAAAATACATCCATTATATAAGATTGTGTACCATTCTTGAGTCTTATTTCTATCATGCCTTTTTGAGTTATTTCCAAACTTTACAGTAGATCTCACAGTCTCATCAAGACTTACAAATAAATCTTTCTTTCCACTCATATGGTTGCTGCAACCTGTTTCCAAATACCATTGTTCTTGTGGTTGTTCTTCTGCTGAGTAACAAGCTAACAAGAGAGTTTCTCGATCTTCATCTTGTTCTTCTGCAATATTTGCTTTATTATCATGATTCCCAGCTTTATATCCTCCATCTTTGTTGTCGTGACCTCCAGCCCTGTTGTTGTACCCTCCACCATTGTTTTTGTAACCTCCAGTTTTATTGTTGTAACTTCCACCATTGTTGTTATAACCTTCAGTTTTATTGTTGTTGTAGCTTCCAATATTGTTGTTATAGTAAACATCCTTCTGTGGTTCAAGACATTCAATTTGAAAGTGACCAAGTTGTTGACAATTTTATtaagtaataaaattttattcatCTATGGAAATGGAGAATGTGTTAAACCAGTTGAAGAAGCCTTACAAAGTCAGAAAAGAAAATTTGTTGATAGATCTAAAGTCTGCTGCTTTAATTGTCAACAACTTGGTCACTTTCAAATTGAATGTCCTGAACCACGATGTTTACCATAACAACAATATTGGAAGATACAACAACAATAAAATCGGAGGTTATAACTTCCACCATTGTTGTTATAACCTCCAGTCTTATTGTTGTTGTAGCTTCCAATATTGTTGTTATAGTAAACATCCTTCTGTGGTTCAGGACATTCAATTTGAAAGTGACCAATGTTGACAATTAAAGCAGCGGACTTTAGATCTATCAACAAATTTTCTTCCTTTATTATCTTGATATCTTCTTGAGTTAGCTTCATTGTTCCAATTTGTCTGACTTTGTAAGGCTTCTTCAACTGGTTTCACAGCTGTTTTGTCTAATATTCTCTGCTCATAAGCTTGCAAAGAACCcaacacatcatcaatttttaaATCTGATATTGTGTTGCACTCTTCAATTGCAGTCACTTTTGATTCAGATTTTTCTGGTAAACTACGCAATATTTTCTCTATGATGGGAGTATCTTCAATAATATCTCCATTGGCTTTCATCTCATTAACAAGACTTAATGTTTTTGAGAAAAAATCTGCTATTAACTCAGTTGAGTCTATCTGTAACAACTCATATCttctttttagggtttgtaatctTACATTCTTTACTTTATCAGAACCTTTGTAATAGTTTGTTAAAGAATCCCAAGCTCTCTTAACCTCTTTGATATGCACAACTTTATCCATGATAGACTCAGAATTccttgatgaagaatatatgttgcttttgaattctttttcctaTTTTCTGTTAAAGTAGTTTGCTCAGTTGGAGTAAGTTCAACTCCTGCTGCTGGTTCTGCATATCCTGTATCAACAATATCCCATACCTCTTGGTACAAAAACATATTCTCCATCTGTATTCTCCAATATTCGAAATTATTCTCATCAAAAACTGGAACCTTGATTGAATTCAAGTTTGTagtcatctttttcttctttgattaaaCCACGACCTAAGATCAGATcgctctgataccagatgtagaTATCTGATATACAAAGACTTATGAGAGAAATGTAACAATAGAGAATTCTAAACGACTGATTCAATTAATAATTATGGTGTACTTTGTTTCATGACTttacaacctatttatacaactcAATAACACCGAGCGTTCTCAAAACAGGAAATACTAAGACATACCTAATAAAACTCAAACTCCTTAAATAAACAAACTTCTAGAACAaagtaaacttcaaactcaagtCATTCCTAAACAGAACACCTTCTAGAAACTTCAATGCTTGATTGTCGAGCAACAGTGTACGACATTTGTTTGTTTAAATCTGTGTGCATATAATCTTCACATCAATTTTGTTCTGTGCATATAATCTTCACGTCACATTAATATCTGTTTCAAGTCATAGCGTTGTTTAGACTTGATTTCCAAAAATCTTTTAGTTTCAATTCCATTCCATTGTTTGGCCCGTACAAAATGATAGCAAGTGTCCAAGGTCACTTGATCCAAAATTTCACGACCTTTTTAAACATGTGGGTGATAAGCGATTActcattctttttctttaagTTATATGTATTCGAGTGTTTGCTCTACTTTTATATAATCTTGAAAAGCTTAGCGGGGGATCTTACTGCTGATTACCATCATTACGACGGAAGATCATCCTTCCACGATCTATTTTTTACCATTATCATGACGTATATATTTGGGCACTTTTATCATATGAAGCCACTGTTATCTATGCTtcaaaaaagacaaagaaaaaggaaaagagccCATACTTCGGCAGTGGATTCGAATATCTATATTGTCATGAAGCAGGTAACCAAATTTTAAGTATTAAAAATCCACTTGATTAAGACACTGCTTAACTTTACATCTGATCTGCATAGTAACATGATAGTAGCGAGATCCTAGTTTGTAAAatttgttggaaaaaattgggtttcacaaaggatgaatgaatcagagaagaaagtgttgcactccaaaactttcaaggcttgtataaatttcttttagacaaatatttctaccctcccaataacaattggcgattacaacaggtatgcgaaatattgccttcaggatacaatgaaagccctgcaacgaaaactgaattcaaggtttgtaccccttgattcaatcaagaacacacaaagagatttctgatttctgatgatgctttttgaaacagagaaaacagattgatttttcttatatgttaaacgaaactgggagaagctatttataaagggttttgcacctgttgggaataggtttttattcgccaacaagtttctattcacgaaacgtcaggttccttcatcaacagacatcaatggtgtcttttggattcgaaattttcgaacaggcttttatcggccaaataaaaccgtcagttcaaaaaattcttccgggggcgttgcccccttgaaacccccaccaggggcggtctcccctggacccccacgacctgacctgtcaggtcgaccacagcctgggggcgatgccccccaggacccccctttggttagcggcgttgaaaatattccaacaaaaTTTAGGTATAACGTATAAATAATTACAAATAGAAGTTTCACTAGTAGTGAAgctacaaatataaaaggaaaaagagacaGAGATGATTCTTCAAAGTTGGTTCACCACaatcacaaaaaataataattacgaaAACCAATCAAAAGTTATAAATGTGATTAGATAATGTCATTTTCTCCTCTTAATCATGCACTAATGGTGTATGTGCGTCGAGTTCTGGCACAAAAGCACCGCTTAAGTTAAGATCATTTAACAGAATGTATTAATGGGCTATAGCGTTCCCGACGTATAAGTGGGATCCAAGTCATCCGACATGTCGATTGACGCGACGTATACCTTAATAATCCTTGATAtcgaaaaacaaagtaaaaaagaACAATCGATAAGTAAGTCCCCAAGGGAATACGAGCACTAGCTTTtcaattaaataaaaaagaaccTGCAAAATGAATTGAATACGAGCACTAGCCCCCCCAGGAAATGATAACTTCTTTCCATTGTTTGAAACGGGCGGAGGGATAGGTGACAAAGACTAATGATGAAAGGATGCCTAGAAAAGCAAGCGAAAAGAAGACAACCCCTGGTACTACGAAGGGAGTAAAACCATCACACAGCTCTTTCGGTCATGTCTCCTCTTTTCGTCTTCTatatcgctacaaatacagacttataagattttaaacgtgttttcctgatctgatatcaattgaaaaagcgggggtctaacaaccatacccaatatttcgcttagcaatttgtatggactaactccaatatagacagtcagactcaattttaaaaaaagtatatcaaagagttatatatctctgtttcttaatgcaatcagcaaatcaaacaggtagaaatccgtgagcctgattagtataagaaacaacttggacggtactaaaaaccaatatccaagtgccaatcaatttaatcaacaaccaaaggttggattcacaattgattgacttacgcacaacctgtgatatttcaattatataaacaaatataatgcggaaaagaaataacaccgacaccagatgtttttttaacgaggaaaccgcaaatgcagaaaaatctcgggacctagtccatatttgaacaccacactgtattaagccgctacagacactagcctactccaagttaacttcgtacaagaatgtagttgagccctaaccaatctcacattgatcaaggtacagttgcgctccttacgtctctgaatcccagcaggactcgacgtacttgattcccttagctgatctcacccacaactaagagttgctatgacccaaaattgaagacttgataagccaatctgtctcacacaaaaaagtctattgaatagataaatctgtctcccacagataaacctaagagttttgttctgtcttttgataaatcaaggtgaacgggaaccaattgatataccagacttatattcccgaagaacaacttagaaatatcaatcacctcacaataatcttaatagtatggtagcgaaacaagatattgtggaatcacaaacgatgagacgaagatgtttgtgactactttttatcttgcctatcagagattaaacctcgagcaaatcttagagaagatagtactgaatcacgatagaaaacaacaagatcagaacacgcaactacagacaaaatagttgggcctggcctcacaatcccaatgaagtcttcaagtcgttaacctacatggttttagaaaaacctaaggttaaaggagaatagactctagtcgcaactaatatcacacaggaggtgtggggattaggtttcccagtggctagagttatcctttatatagtcttcaaaatcagggcttgcaatcaaagttaccttggtaacaaagcattcaatattcaccgttagattaaaacctgattagactcaagctaatatctttcaaccgttagattgaacttagcttgttacatacaaatggaATGTGACTTCGTTTAGATATGAGTAAATGTACCTGAACGTGTACAacttttgttggctcaacaatagttaaccgaagttatccatatgaacactttcatatcaaccttattcatcttaaccataactagttcaaatgaaactagttctagagttgttcaattgtttgtattctcatagaagtatataagacacaattgaagcaaaattgattttgattcactcgaatcgagtcatgaacattatagccacggtttgcaaaagattgtattgcttaatatataaatgtattagttcatgaacaaatcgattttagaacaaaacccactcaagtatgcaaacgggtaggcATACCTAAGTAGCTGAACTAAGTTTggattcgccagtatgcgaactggtacgcataccacaaactcagtaaagtcccgaaaCTTGAACCTCATGCAAGTATGCGTATCGGTATGCGTACTGAGTTCCCGGACCttgactaaaccaatcagtacgcatacgggtatgcataccatggttcccggacttggattacacatatgcaagtacgatactgtgcttatatccaattgttctaaactctcatttcaatcattaaaacattctcggaagacggaaattgctgtctcacacaaactattagcttcaaagcaattttcaagtgatcgaatgatcaatacgaaacattccgagtctacatcaaatgactgtctcacacaaatcatgtaagatgttaccaagtgatttttacatgatcatcttttgactttcgtcaagaatataagatgaacttggttaaagcgaaagcttaccaacacatatttcgagaaatatgtaagcgagttaaacttagctcgaaatatcaaatgtgtataatcgaagcctatatagctatacgaattttgtctcaaataggagatggagtagatagacttttgagtgatagatgagttcaagtctccacataccttttgttgatgaagttccacaagctccccttagtagttcttcgtctttaatcgatgaacgccgtgaagtctaatgctcaactacactttctatcctaatccgagacttagctataagtatactagaaatcaagacttatagttttggaaactaaacttgacaacaagcttgagatagcaacgcttgcgagttcgaccgagcagtgctctaacaatctccccctttgtcaattttagtgacaaaactatcaatacatatggaatacaaaataaataaactttgtagctctcaatccaaatgcttgatttctttggttctttaacattactcgaatcttcgtcacttccaagtactccagtgattctgaatatgttcaactcagcatcatagttgttgaagatccgtaaccatagcaatgagaaaacagtagctctcaatcattgttatacagtgtcatagtattattacacaacatcaaagtccaattgtatcacaactttgacaacagtactatggtgatatgtatcactcctccttagtcaatacttcatctcacatgaaaaccactcccccttacataatgattcgtaaaccatatgtatttgtagtgtgaactaaacattaattctccccctttttgtcaataaaaattggtaaaggtacgaaaactagtggaattctaatgaaatttccatagagatacttcatgaccaaaagagaatatatcaactttgtttagatgcaatcatatagtcgaaactaaatacattcatcaaggagtttataaagatacaagaaaactcctataatattccacatccgcactccccacaaagatttggcaattaagcacaagctcaattaagactctcctccataaaatgtcattcccgaaagaacaacaagagcgaccttactttcacaagaaaagaaggattttttttggacattaacaaaatacatgaaacatgaatttgtatccaaaatactcaattaaattaaccacaagagaacccattattaatttaatcggaaatgctcacataagagaacttacggagccatacagtagttacacaaagatgtggatcagtgaaagaccaatactgcggaatattcaaagattcattctatttttcatcaatatttgcatagagatatgtaatagacttaatatttgtagacaaaagttcatcctatcttccatcaatatttgcataatgacataataggcttaacttttgttgtcaaaagctcattcaatcttttatcaatatttgcataatgacatatgtaagacttaacttttgacatgtatgggacaatcatagttcatggacgcaaacacacatatcccataataagttgaaatatattaaaccataaagattaatactgcaaaatcatcttccaaataaactttagaacttaaataaataaatctaaaaacattataatatgaaaatcgttggaaatagctatgtgtattgacaataatggctattccaaaccctacttatccttcttaaaacaaaagaataaattctcataagaagtttcctagacaaaattaaAGACAAAAATCAAAAGACTCCTAAACCAACAAAACCGATCATGAACGTAGATCAGAGATTACTTTCGGAACCCCCACGAGTCTTGAGtactttgagcttgtgattaacgGCATGcaatgcttcttcagagaagatatcctcattgagaagatctttaacatgtgtcttcatgagaacaaggtctgagttaacctttttcaactcagttctcaacacatcaagacccttcatagtatcaacgagttgcagttttgcttccccaaagtatttaagaaaatcatgaaacaCTTCagtagaaaccatatcctcattctcaacatcctaatgagtataggcatagtagcatgaggcattaggattttgatcatcatcttctactagggttcttttcttcctccctttggactcgaaaccaatacctttatcaagaaaacctcttgcaaaaccaccagtgGGGGAAGGTGAAGATATTCttgacaaaaagaaaataacctagagtacgcgtacgtgactcaataggtttggtatttaaatggtttcatagggaaggtaacttttaggaTTTCTAGAGACAGTTCGTGACAAGTaaatgggtacccgtacgaataCATTCCTAACCCAAAAAAAACCAAACGAAATGTACCTTAAGAgttaaaaatataatttttatacgTGAAGATTTTCTTACACAaaattttggctcaataaattttatatctcaatagagaagcaatttagagcacaagagtagcaggcaacatagttgcaacaacaaaaaaaacgaCAAGATTCTTGAGATACAACCAATACGGCAATGCTATCTGTGGATAATAGTTTAGcgatggacgataagaaaatagctcaactaatcagAAAACATTCTTTGCCGAAAGTATACCCGATTATTAGCAattcttactcaacaggatttttatgagtaagcattcaacccttgtgattaattagcacaagtatgagacctaagctcattaaatgaatggtgttcacggttgagtctcttttttcttccaattctaggaaagaatcctttttgatgtgaaaagttattataaaacttgttgtcatcaaaatacgagacagaGTTCGagtccttaccagaagaagtttgttcGGAGGATTTTGACAGCTTGTAAATatgatccttgtatccttcaattatcatatTTAGGTTGACCTTCATATCTCCACTTTTGCTTCCATCTACAGGAACCTTTTTCATATCTTGAACATCATTCATCACATTAGGTTGAGAGGGACCTTTTTGAAATATCCTTGAACGATTTGTATTAATGATACAATTGGTTCGAATGTTCGATGAACAttttgaactgactttcctgggaGAATTCACAGAGACGTATGCGCattttgagcattttgaactgtcagtaacacctttgagaattaaatataAGGTATGATGAAGACGACCAAGGTAATTGTCGTTCAGCTTCAATTTGCTCTTCcattgaacatgtccttttgaattacaaaaaagacatactttatgatcacatgagtgattagagtgtgtagcattagaaacatcgttagaagatttcttccttccatgagacGAGGTAAATCCATGATTAGTGGAAGAACCAAGCACTTCTTTATCAATAGGAAGGGTTTGCAGTTTAACTTCTAAAGTTGTATTCATTTGAGAAACATGATTATACTTAGTCATGTTTTCAAATATCACAGCAGAATCAGAAGTATTTGGTATGACAGACTCCCAAGAACGACTGTTATCTTGAATTGAGAGATTACTCAAAAGTCATTCAATTTTACAGGCATCTTctttgagtttagcctcgagAGAGGTTAGTGATGAACAACCTACAACATTTTCCTCACGGAGAACCCTTAGttgggaatcacgatcttttatcataccaaccattgtattgaccttgtgtttcagcCTGTTGATTTCAACTCCCGGATTCTAAAAATTTTTAGAATCGCTGCACTCTCTCGGGATGCTTCCCTTTCTTCTTAAGAATCATATTTGTTAGAAGGAAAAAcagggtaacacatatcaatacttgtCTGTTTCGTAGGAACAGAATATTCATCTATATGTGATATTGACAAGTCTTTTTCTTTAATAGATTTTAACGAAACAGAACTTTTATATTTGGTGATGTGTTTGCCAGAGATAAAACTACTATCCATagactcagatcgctacaaacacagacttataaggtcttaaacgtgttttcctgctatgataccaattgaaaaagcggggatttAACAACCAatcccaatattttgcttaacaatctgtatggactaactccaatagacagtcagactcaatcttaagaaaagtatatcaaagagttatatctctgttttttaatgtaatcagcaaatcaaacaggtAGAAATACGTGAGCCTGATTagtataagaaacaacttggacggtatcaaaaaccaatatccaagtgccaatcaatttaatcaacaaccaaaggttggattcacaattgattaaaCTTAGGCACAacttttgatatttcaattatataaacaaatataatgcggaaaagaaataacacagacaccagaagttttgataacgaggaaaccacaaatgcaaaaaaaaacccgggacctagtccagatttgaacaccacactgtattaagccactgtacatactagcctactccaagttaact
The nucleotide sequence above comes from Papaver somniferum cultivar HN1 chromosome 8, ASM357369v1, whole genome shotgun sequence. Encoded proteins:
- the LOC113305779 gene encoding uncharacterized protein LOC113305779, encoding MIDEFKEAMIREFEMKDMGLMTYFLGLEVLQSDKGIFVSQKRYAKTLLERFKVSNCKAIRTPVEKRLKLEKGGNGECVNPTYLKQLVGSLRYLTSTRPDIVYGVGLVSRFMETPFQPHLQAARRILRYVKGTINLGMFYSTSRKA